The bacterium genome contains the following window.
CAGTCGTATCCCTCCATCTCCACGGCGTCCTGGAGGGCCATGAGGATGTAGGGCTCGTCGTCGCACACGAGGATCTTCTTGGCCATCGTCTTTCCCGCCTCTCCTTGTTCGCAGCCCCCGGAGCCCGCCGGTCAGCCCGATGCCGCGCTGGCCGTCTCCTTCTCCAACGCGGCGGGCGCGGCGCGCTCGCCTTCCGGCTTCTCCTCGTAGGGGATCGTGAAGTAGAAGGTGCTCCCCGCCCCGACCTCGCTCTCGGCCCAGATCCTGCCGCCGTGGTGCAGCACGATCTCCTTGCAGATCGAGAGCCCGAGCCCCGTGCCGCCCTGGCTGCGCGTGAAGTGGTCCTCGACCTGCTGGAACTTCTCGAAGATCTTCTCGATGTTCTCGGGGGCGATGCCGATGCCCTCGTCCGAGACCGCGATCTGCACGTAGGTGCGGAAGCGCCGGTCCGTGAGCCGCCCGACCTCGCTGCCGCGCTCGGCCGAAAGCACGACCTTGCTTCCCGGGCGGGTGAACTTGATGGCGTTGGAGAGCAGGTTGGCGACCACCTGCACCAGCTTGTCGTGGTCGCCCAGCACGATCGGCAGCCCGGCGTCGACCTCGGAGACCAGACGCACGTTGCGCGCCGCCCCGGCGCCGGCGAAGGTCTGCGCCGTCGTGCGCAGCGCCTGCTCGATGCTGACCTCCTCGACCTTCCACTTGAACTTCCCGGCGCTGATCTTCTGCAGGTCGAGCAGGTCGTTGATGAGGCGGGTGAGCCGGTCGGTCTCCTCGTTGATCACCCGCAGGTACTTCTGCTGGCGCGCCGGATCGACGGAGCCGACGCGCTCCATCATGACCTCGGCGAAGTACTTGATCGAGGTCAGCGGCGTGCGCAGCTCGTGCGAGACGATCGAGATGAAGTCGTCCTTCATCTCGTTGAGCTTGCGGATTGTCTCGATCATCGAGTTGAAGCTGCGGCCCATGACGCCGAGCTCGTCGCGGGTGGCGAGCTCGACGCGCGCCTCCATGTTGCCGCCCTCGACCTCGCGGATCGTGCGGACCATCCGCTGGACCGGCCGGCTCACCAGGTAGCCCAGCAACAGCGAGAGCGCGAGCGACGTCGCGAGCACGGTGGCGATGGCCCCCGTCGCCCCGCCCGCGCGCATGATGTCGCGGTTCTTCGCCATGCGCGCCTTGGCCTCGGCCATGTTGAGGCAGACGTCCAGGACGCCGAGGACCCGCTTGCCCTTGTCGTGGCAGCCGTGGCAGCGCTCCTGGTTGAACAGGGGACGGACCATGCAGAACTGCCGCTCGCTCCCCGCGTCGTAGGCCTTCCCCTTGACCTCGTTGTTGAGGTAGACGTCGTAGTGGACCTCCGAGATCTTCTTGCCGATGTCCTTCGGGTTGAGCGACTGGCGGATCGTGCCGTCCTGCGAGAAGATCACCAGCTGCTGCAGCTCGGTGTAGGAGTTGGTCAGCTCGGCCATCTGGAGCAGCTGGCGCATGTGGCCGCCCTCGGTGGTGTAGGCGATGTTGTTGTAGATCGCGTCCATGAGCAGCACCGCCTTGCGGCGGGTGGCGTCCTCGAACGCCTCGTTGAGCGAGGTCAGGGTGAGGTAGGTCGTGATGCTGTACGAGGCCCCGAGGAAGACGACGAGGACGAGCGCGACACCGGCGACGATCTTCGCCTGCAGTCGTTGCGCGATCAGGTCAATCATCGTGCCGCGCGCCGCTCATGGTCCCCCCCCCCGGGATGCTGCCGCCGGACTCCGGCCCCGGCGATGCTACATCAGCGCTCTGCCCCATGGCAAGGGCCGGGGGCTCGCCGGGCCGCGCCAGCAGCGGCCGGAATTCCGCCCGGCCATGGAAGCCGAGCAGCGCGAGCAGCCGCGCGAGCAGCTCCTCCTCCAGCGCCTCGACCTCGAAGTCCGTGAGCCCCGCGACGTCGACCTGCCCGCCGGCCATGCGCCCGTGCCCGCCGGCCGTCCCCCGCTCCCGGAGCACCTCGCGCAGCAGCCGCCCGGCCCCGCGGCCCCGCGCGGCCCGCAGCGAGATGTGGAGCAGGCCGCCGTGGCGGCCGGTCACGACCGACCAGCCCATGCGCTCGTGGGCGAGGAGGAAGTCGGCGATCTGCGCGACGGCGTCGGGGCTCTCGACCCGCCCGAGCCGCGTGCCGATCACGTTGCGGTAGGAGACCGCCCGGTGCAGGGCGCGGTCGAGGACGGCGAAGTACGAGCGCGGCAGGCGGGGGTGCTCGATGCGGGCGAGGATCCGCTTGCGCACCTTCGGGTAGAGCCACAGGTACGCCTCCAGGTCGCGCTCGTCCGCCCCGTGGCCGAGGTCCCGCGTCTCCGAGGAGATGCCGTAGGCCAGGGCCGTGGCCAGCCAGGGCGGGACCGCCAGCCCGGAAAGCTGCAGGTACTCGGCGAGGATGGTGGCCGTCGCGCCGTAACCGGGCCGGATGTCCACCCACGCCGCCGCCGTCGACTTGAGCGCCGGGTGGTGGTCGATGACCACGAGCGGGCGCGCGGCGCGCGGGACGGAGTTGTTGCCGGACCGCGGCTGGGTGTCGACGAGCGCGACGTGGCCCCAGTCGAGCGCCGGCAGGCTCTCGAGCGGGCGCAGGGGCAGGCGCAGGAGGCTGACCATGGCGCGGTTCTCGGCGCGGCCGATCATCCCCTCGTAGGCCACGGCGGCCCGCACCCCCGCCAGGTGCTCGAGCAGGAAGCGCAGCGCCAGCGCGCTGGAGATCGAGTCGGGGTCGGGGTTGCGGTGGGCGCAGACGACGACGGCGTGCGACCCGGCCACCGCCCGCAGCAGCCCGGCGAGCGGGTCCTCCGGGGATGCGGCGTGCGGGGCGGGGGCGTGGTCCTCGCTCACGGGCGGGGGTTTGACAGGCTTCGCGGTCGGGTGATAGACACAGCGGCAACGCCGCAGGAGAAAGGAGCCCGCCCGTGTCCAGCCAGCAGCAACGAGAAGTCAAGGTCAAGATCAGCGACGAGATCCTCCGGGGCTGCTACGCCAACACCCTGGTGGTCGCGCACACCGCCGAGGAGTTCGTGCTGGACTTCATCCTGACGCTGCCGCCGCAGGCCGTCTGCAACGCCCGGGTCCTGATCCACCCGGGACACCTCAAGCGCGTGATCCAGGCGCTGCAGCAGAACCTGGCGCGGTACGAGGCGACGCACGGCACCGTCACGGCGGCGCCCGATCCGGGCCCCGGCTCCATAGGCTTCACCAACTAGGGCTCGCACGGGGGAATATTCTCGGGCCGGCGCCGGCGGCCGTCAAGCCGCCCGTGCCGCGCCCGCCGCAGGCACCAGCGCCCGGGCGCAGCGGCCCGGGGGCGCCGCAGGGGGGGGAGAGATGGCAGAGACTGTCGCCGGGATGTTCCTCGAGGTCGTCGGCCGCCACGGTGAGCGCCCCGCCTTCCGGCACCGCGCCGGCGAGAAGCTCGTCACCTACACCTACGCGGAACTGGCCGAGCGGGTCGCCGCCCTCGGGACCTCCCTGCTCGCCCTCGGCGTGCACCGGGGCGACCGGGTCGGGCTGATCTCGGACAACCGCCCGGAGTGGATCGTCGCCGACCTGGCCTGCGTGAGCATCGGCGCCCCGGACGTGCCGCGCGGGAGCGACACCACGCCGAAGGAGATCGAGTACATCCTCGGGCACTCGGGCGCGACGGCGGCGTTTGTCGAGGACGCGCGGCGGTTCGACCGGCTCGTCGAGATGCGCGAGCGCCTGCCGGGGCTGAAGCTGATCGTCGTGCTCGACCCCGGCTTCGGCGGCGAGCTGCCCTGCGACGTGCACCGGCTCGAGGACCTCATCGAGAAGGGGCGCGTGCTGCGCGCCGGCGGCGACCGCCGCCTGGAGGCATCGCGCGCCGCGATCGGGCCGGAGGACGTCGCGACGATCATCTACACCTCGGGGACCACCGGCGAGCCCAAGGGCGTCATGCTCGCGCACCGCAACCTGATGCAGAACATCACGGTGCTCCCGGACCATCTGCAGATCACGCACGAGGACCTGTTCATCTCGCTGCTGCCGCCGTGGCACATCTTCGAGCGCATGGTGGAGTACGTGGCGATCTCCGCCGGGGCCACGCAGTTCTACAGCAGCATCCGCACCCTCGCCGCCGACATGGCGCGCGAGAAGCCGACCTTCATGGCGAGCGTCCCGCGCGTCTGGGAGGGGATCTACGGGCGGGTCACCGCGAACATCGCGAAGGAGCCGGCGGCCAAGCAGCGGATCTTCCGGCTGCTGCTCGGGGCGAGCCGGCGCTCGGTCTTCGCGCGCAAGGTCCTGCAGGGGCGCGACACCCTGTTCACGGCGCCGTCGGCCCCGGCACGCCTGGCGCGCGTCCTCGGCGCCGCCGCGACGCTCGCCGCGCTCGCGCCGGTGCACGCCTTCGCGCAGAAGAAGTTCGCGGCGATCCGCGAGCGCACGGGAGGGCGGCTGCGCGCGGCGGTCTCCGGCGGCGGGGCGCTGCCCCCGTACGTCGATGAGTTCTTCGCGGCGGTCGGCATCACGCTGCTCGAGGGCTACGGCCTGACCGAGACCTCGCCGGTGGTGGCGGCGCGCAC
Protein-coding sequences here:
- a CDS encoding HAMP domain-containing sensor histidine kinase, which codes for MIDLIAQRLQAKIVAGVALVLVVFLGASYSITTYLTLTSLNEAFEDATRRKAVLLMDAIYNNIAYTTEGGHMRQLLQMAELTNSYTELQQLVIFSQDGTIRQSLNPKDIGKKISEVHYDVYLNNEVKGKAYDAGSERQFCMVRPLFNQERCHGCHDKGKRVLGVLDVCLNMAEAKARMAKNRDIMRAGGATGAIATVLATSLALSLLLGYLVSRPVQRMVRTIREVEGGNMEARVELATRDELGVMGRSFNSMIETIRKLNEMKDDFISIVSHELRTPLTSIKYFAEVMMERVGSVDPARQQKYLRVINEETDRLTRLINDLLDLQKISAGKFKWKVEEVSIEQALRTTAQTFAGAGAARNVRLVSEVDAGLPIVLGDHDKLVQVVANLLSNAIKFTRPGSKVVLSAERGSEVGRLTDRRFRTYVQIAVSDEGIGIAPENIEKIFEKFQQVEDHFTRSQGGTGLGLSICKEIVLHHGGRIWAESEVGAGSTFYFTIPYEEKPEGERAAPAALEKETASAASG
- a CDS encoding DHH family phosphoesterase, whose amino-acid sequence is MSEDHAPAPHAASPEDPLAGLLRAVAGSHAVVVCAHRNPDPDSISSALALRFLLEHLAGVRAAVAYEGMIGRAENRAMVSLLRLPLRPLESLPALDWGHVALVDTQPRSGNNSVPRAARPLVVIDHHPALKSTAAAWVDIRPGYGATATILAEYLQLSGLAVPPWLATALAYGISSETRDLGHGADERDLEAYLWLYPKVRKRILARIEHPRLPRSYFAVLDRALHRAVSYRNVIGTRLGRVESPDAVAQIADFLLAHERMGWSVVTGRHGGLLHISLRAARGRGAGRLLREVLRERGTAGGHGRMAGGQVDVAGLTDFEVEALEEELLARLLALLGFHGRAEFRPLLARPGEPPALAMGQSADVASPGPESGGSIPGGGTMSGARHDD
- a CDS encoding DUF3467 domain-containing protein gives rise to the protein MSSQQQREVKVKISDEILRGCYANTLVVAHTAEEFVLDFILTLPPQAVCNARVLIHPGHLKRVIQALQQNLARYEATHGTVTAAPDPGPGSIGFTN
- a CDS encoding AMP-binding protein — protein: MAETVAGMFLEVVGRHGERPAFRHRAGEKLVTYTYAELAERVAALGTSLLALGVHRGDRVGLISDNRPEWIVADLACVSIGAPDVPRGSDTTPKEIEYILGHSGATAAFVEDARRFDRLVEMRERLPGLKLIVVLDPGFGGELPCDVHRLEDLIEKGRVLRAGGDRRLEASRAAIGPEDVATIIYTSGTTGEPKGVMLAHRNLMQNITVLPDHLQITHEDLFISLLPPWHIFERMVEYVAISAGATQFYSSIRTLAADMAREKPTFMASVPRVWEGIYGRVTANIAKEPAAKQRIFRLLLGASRRSVFARKVLQGRDTLFTAPSAPARLARVLGAAATLAALAPVHAFAQKKFAAIRERTGGRLRAAVSGGGALPPYVDEFFAAVGITLLEGYGLTETSPVVAARTFDRQVLGTVGEPIPGTEVRIVDEHGRDLPQGQKGIVLCRGDQVMLGYYRRPEETAKVLSADGWFNTGDLGRLTVRGELALTGRAKETIVLLGGENVEPTPIEEALKESPYISQVMVVGQDRKHLGALVVPGFDAVREWLAARGPAGTPTNEEICGRADVHELVKAEMHRLLTEERGFKYYERIPRVVLLAREFAVGEEMTQTMKMRRTVITERYAAQIESLFR